A region of the Littorina saxatilis isolate snail1 linkage group LG12, US_GU_Lsax_2.0, whole genome shotgun sequence genome:
GACGGTGGGACATACGGCGGGTAGTGTGCAGGATGGGGAGGAGGGcggggtgagggtgggggtgggggtaggagTCGACGGTGGGTGGGTGGatgtttgggggtgggggtgggggtggggtctCGGGTCCATTACAGGATTTTAAAGTTTGACTGGGTAAATAGTTCCTCGTGTACTACATTTATGTAATCTTCTTTTTAAATTACTCAGCTGAGACTAATATTCGTCCGAATCGGATGTAGGGGGTGGACCGGACAGGTTTTTCCCTTTTGGagcatttctttttttgtactGTGCGGCCCACGAAAGTAAAAAACGAATCTCCACTGACCGACGTGTACGGGTCGTATATAGTCAGCTTGGAAAATACACAGTTCCGATTGGAAAACATATAAAAACGGACTGCATCTCAAGAATGAGCACCAATTCATCCCAACCAGCAAAGCTGTGCACATCTTCACGGTTCTTTATTCACGATTTGTTGCACAGTGTTGAACAAGGTCTACCTCAGTCGAACAAACAATTATGAATCTTTTCCAACACTTTACAGGTATGGTATAATCTGCAGTGATCGCGCTTTATTGCCTCTGCTATGCAGGCgacttcaaaatatgtacagGAGGTGCATGGGTGACGTTTCTTTTTTCAGCTCCCGACAGTCATTTAACGACTCAAatgtaagaaaaaagaaatttCAGTAAAATTAAAGTGAACTGATTGCAACTAAACTCAACTGAATTCAACTAAACTAATCTGAATTCAACTAAACTAAACTGTTTTCAACTAAACTAAACTGATTTCAACTAAGCTAACCCGATTTCAACTAAACTAAACAAACGCCGAAACAAAAAGGTGTCTTTTCCCGAAGCAATCATTTCAAAACCTTTGCCGCTCTTTTCATTTGCATACACAAGAGCGTATTACCTAATAATATGTTTCCTTATACCCGTTACAAAAGCCGAAACTGTGCCACTCTACTTTTACTTCCAAGAACCGCTGCTATAGCCTTTCTTCCCGGAATCCTTTTTAAGCCTTTTTAGTTCACGTTGGTCTGACTGGCGAGCTCTCCCTTCACAGGCGCCAGAATCAGAGTATTACTTTCGAGTGTCAACTCGGGAAAAAACAAAACGCGTTTTTGTCGATCTGCTCAGCTGTTTCTTGTGTGAGGGCTCAGAGTCCACATTATATCATTCGTTTCGTGAATGAGGTCTTGACTGAGTCAGAAAGAGTTGCGATGACTGTTTATTCAACGTCCACTTTCGGTCAAAGGGCGCTCTTTATTATTCATATAATCTACTTTGGTCAATTAATACATTTTTGGTGTCAAGAGatggacggagagagagagagagagagagagagagagagagagagagagagagagagagagaagggtggGGGGTTGGTTGTCACGGTGGTCGTTGTTATTTCGTGTCCGCAACAGCCGCgtagcgtgtgtgttttttcaggcGACTTGACACATGTTTGTCATCGTTTTTGATTGAAATGACAGAGAGGAATTTTCCACATGCTTAAATTTAGGCCGGCACTTTCATTTTCATGAATGGGCTATCATTATCAATGCTAAATGTGTACAAACCGTGCAGTTACGTCTCTCTTCAGTCATGCAActattgtttctttctttcagttTTTCTCGTCGTTTCGTGCGCGCTGACGCTTCTCACCGCAGAAGCAGTAAATGCTCGAAAGGGaaaaaggaaaggaaagaaCGGAAAAAGCAAGGGCGACAGGAAAAAACACAGAAGACCGCAGGTGAAGAGATTTCTCGTATGCCCCCTGAATCAGACATGCGACGATGCCAACGGCTGCGGAAAAACAACAGACGACACAAACAGAGCCAACCTGATCGGCCTGAACGCAGCTCCCGAGTTGCAAGCAACTATTTACAATCTCGAAGAGTTGAACATTTCGCTCAAAGAGCTCGTCGATGAAAAGGTAAGCTGGGTCTAACTTTACTtgtaatgttattgttttgattttattattttattttcatatGCTAAAATGTATAGGTGCGATAGTGTTGAAATAGTGTATTTGTATTCGTATATAGTGGTTTATTAGGTATTTACTCTGTGGCACGCGCTATACAAGCTTTCATGATCGTTTGttaatctctctctttttttttttatcattcaCCCCCTTCTGCCTCGTTGCTTTCAGTAGACTTTTTTCGATCACCtgaattgtgtttttttgtctttcgaTTGCCAGTGTGCAAACTTGAAAGAGAACCGAAAGTTGAATTAGAGGGGGAAAAGTAACCATTCGCGTTGTAATCGCCGCAGTTGAACATTCGTCGTTGTTTGAAACACTCTTAACATCATGGCAAGCCTAGACTATGACAGCTCAGCGAAAAGTTTATTTCAATGCAaaaagctgagagagagagagagagagagagagagagagagagagagagagagagagagagacagagacagagagagacagagaaagagagagagagagagagagagagagagagagagacagagagagagagactaagttTCTTTGTGTAAGCGCACGTAACTGTACAGTTTCAACTTCATGTCATCATAATTTATAACAGTGATTGTGTGATACACAACTATGTGGTCTGTCGCGGCAATTATATCTTTTCGTAGTGATATCTTCAGTTAGTCCCATCTGTTTTTAGGGAGCCAGGAATTTCAGTCCCTTGTACTTTCGTTTTTCCTTATAAGCCTTTAAGAACCCGTCACTGAGCTGAATGAGATAATTAGTCCCAcacatgtagagagagagagagctagagggacagagtgagagagggagagagagagagagagagctagagggacagagtgagagagggagagagagaggaggaggagataaAGAGGGGGttgagagagggtgagagagagagagggggttgagagagaaggagagagagaggggagagagaggggggagggttgagagagagagagagactgagagagagagagagagagagagagagggggggggggtgagagggtTGAAACCCAAAAATATTCAAGAGGGTTACGGTATTCAAGTGTAGACTTCAGGTCCAAGATCGAGTCATTTCGGCTAACTCTGTGTGTTCGAATGTCATAGTATAGATAAAAAGAAATGAAGTTACTGCCATGTCACAGCGTATacatttctctttctctgttgcaGTCCTTTGGCGGTAAAGATGACGTGTATCCTGGATACGGGACTAAGGAACTCAACCCCATGGACAAGACAAAGCTATCCTCCGATAAACAGGTACACAACTACTctttcaattcaatacaattcaaTTCAGCTCAATACAACTGTATTGTCTGAATGTGGAACATACAGAAATGTGTCTCTGGCTCGTATTATATACACAGATATTACAACACGTTCAAATAACGGTCCTAACATTAGAATCAAAAGCTCGAAATATTCGGCTTCGTGCTGGTTTCGGCTTTAAGGACTCGAGTGTTCCATCTTTTGTTTGTATGAGCATGGTTTCATATACCCCTCGGAGTTTTGAAACAAATCTTAGCCTTGCTTTGCCAGGTGTGACATGTTCATGGACATAGTTAAAGGTACAGTCCTCCCTATGTAATCGTTCCTGTTCACCATCACACGAGATAGCAACAGCATCTTAACACTTGAACACAGGCCTAAAGGCAACTGCCTGGTTCTTATCTACGGCTTGTGCAGAGCGGGattgtcttgtttgtttggttgttgatTCCATTTTATAACTGACACCTGTGTCAATTTACGACATCAAACCAGCAGAAACAATTGCCACTGCACAGAacacagccaggctgttgagtcTAGGTACGTGTCCAAGCGGAATGATGCTGttattccatgtgaaagccGAGATATGTGGCGGTGGACATGATCATTTACACAGGGAAGGAGTGTGCGCTTAACGAGTGTATCTATCGTTTGCCTATACATTTTGTCATGTACCCGTCGGAGTTTTGAAGCAATTATTTGCCTTGCCTTAGCTTGGCCGGCCTTTTGATAAACATAGTTAACCAGTGAATCTTCAATCACCATGTTGGTTATCTGCAATTCCACCCTGGTTACAATGTTGTTGCAGTTTGTTCAAACACAGCAGTGCTGGAtcttgggggcgggggggggggggggagggggggtctgcCCTTACCCAGTGAAGGTACCCTTTTAAGTGCTAAAATTCAACAGGAGCCCCCCAGACCTGTATCAATGTAAGGTCAGCCCCTGTTCCCTTTATTTTGAAAGCTCCAATACACTAAGTTCAGCCCTGcgaagtttttgtttttgttttgtgctttATGTTTTAATGGATTTCatcaatttttttgttttatttaataaCCGAGTTTTTGTGGTATCCTTTTCAGTTCAAGCTGCTGGGTCAAATGACGTGGTGGCTGACGTGGATGGAGGCGTCGCTGAGGATCCTGCAGGAGATCAGGCTGCGAGTAGAGGCCAAGGGCCTTAACGCCGATGACATCATCCCCACTGCCACAGATGGGACGAACAACAGGAAGTTCACCATCGACTCCACCCTGGAGAACTTGAAAAAGGTGAAGGGGGCGGTGAATGACCTTCACTTCAAGCTCGGACACGACATGGACACGAAGGCCAAGAACAGTCCGTTCCGCTGCCATAAGGTCCGAGTGATGCTGGCGTGCCGCAAGAATCAGGATCCTAACTGCTCGGCGGAGCGCGACAGAGCCTACATCGTGCTCCGTGACGCTCACAAGGCGGCAGACAAGATGCTGAAGGCGCTCCGTGAGTGCAAAGTGGTAGGGAAGGGTGAGGGGTTCGCTCTCGACTGCAAGAGAAACGTCATTTTTTACCAGAAGAAATGCCAGAAAACACTGTGTGGCATGCAGAAGAAGCGTTGTAAATGTATTAGCTGGACATACGAGTAAAGCTGAGAGGCTGTCTGACTTGAATCATTGCAGACAGGGCCTCAGTGAAAGATAGGAGGCACTTGACTGATCGTATACCTAGCGCCGAGTAATAtggtgtgtctctgtgtctgtgtgtgtgtgtgtgtgtgtgtgtgtgtgtgtgtgtgtgtgtgtgtgtgtgtgtgtgtgtgtgtgtgtgtgtgtgcgagcacgCCGGGCTTTTAGTTTGTCTATGCCTGCGTCTTTGAGATCAGCAGAGAGGTGAGCTGGGTGGATGGATGTTGTAGAAATGTTAAAGCAGCAATTGTGTTCAAAATGTCTCCATGAAACTTGAAGAAAAACAATACATGCTGTTCAAAGAGACGgcaacagaaggtgtcctttcatgggagggACCTCACTTGGCAGGTGGCACTGTAGTACAAatcaaggtgtcctttcatgggagggACCTCACTTGGCAGGTGGCACTGTAGTACAAatcaaggtgtcctttcatgggagggACCTCACGTGGCAGGTGGCACTGTGGTACAAATCAAGGTGTGCTAGTCATCGCTGTCACGATGTAGTGTCCTCAGTCTCCAACTGGTTTCTGTACCTGATAGTTGTTAGCCAATGATAATGTAGTTCTATTAGATTCCGGTCTTAAATCAGAACTTTCACTGTAACAGAATGTCACGCTTGTTTTCACCCTGAAGGGTGGGTGGGGTCAGGGTGCTGGTGGGGAAAAGGGTAGGAGAGATATTGTTTTTCTTGTACTCTCAGAGCTagcttgttgttattgttatttctgttgtttctgttgtttcttTTAGAATCAAGCCTATCTCATTCAGAATGTGTTGACGATTGTTATTTTGGTATGGTGTGCATGTATTGTGCAATTTCAGTTGTATacatttgtttgttgctgttgtgagAGAACTTTAATTTGCTTACATCAGTCTGccgttatttatttatttgtgttggTGGGACAAATTATTTGTGTTGGTGGGACAAATTATTTGTGTTGGTGGGACGAATTATTTGTGTTGGTGGGACAAATTATTTGTGTTGGTGGGACAAATTATTTGTGTTGGTGGGACAAATTATTTGTGTTGGTGGGACGAATTATTTGTGTTGGTGAGACAAATTATTTGTGTTGGTGGGACAAACGTTGATTGTCTTCTCAGGTCCAAGCTTTATCTCAAATCAAAGATTTTTTTGACTGCTGTTTTCAGTGTCATCTACATCGAGTGTTATACAATTacgtgttatgttgttgttcctgtttttGCTTTGACAGTATTATGTACAGCACTCTGATATGCATCTCCTTGTTAAGTTTTGattattgttaaaaaaaaattgtttttacttTCAAATTGGTTGTAAAAGACATGTCTACGGATGTATATGAtctcttcattttcttctcaTTGTTCTGGGCATAGGGGCGCGAAGCGAAATTgagtgggagccagccgcggggtctgattgctTGAAATCACAACGAATCTCAATTTCGACCAATTAGACCCAGCGGCTGGCTCCCACAAAGTTGTGTGGCACCCAGTATCGCTTAGGGGGCCTCAGCCCAGCTATCAACTGCCATAGTTCCGCTAGTTTTGTCTTTGTATGTGCGAGATATGTTGAAATGTTGCAATATTTACACAGTGGAAGGACCGCCTGGTTAACTGAGATTTGTTGGCATGCCAATTTCAATGTACTGTTTACTGTTGACACAGATCCTATGCCAGTACTGGCGTATTGGTTGTGCAGTAAGTACTATGTACTCTTATTTTAACTGATCTCTGTATATtgtggggaaggggggtgggggggtggttcTGGTAGCTCCGttagtagagcactggacttgtgatgcTTGGGTTGCAGGTTCGAAACCAAGCCAGGACGGACATTGCTCAGCTTTCTGTGATGAATAAGAAATGGTATCCATGTCTCATCCCTGTGTCACTTCTGTGGCACGTACAAAAACTCGGTCATACTGCTACAAATGCAGGTGACTGAATACACCCAAACACGCACACagctgggtagcgcgactcttgttgttgCTGGCTTTCACtaagaggaagcgacccgaatttcctaTGAATGGGGCGATAAagtatgaaatgaaatgaaacaaaatCTTCTTTGAATTGACAGTTGTCAACATAATATGATAacaccctacccccccccccccccccccccccccccccccccccccccccccccccccccccccccgccgttGTACTACTATCACGTTACAGTCCAATATTCATGCTTAAATCATGTCTTTTAAATGTTTCAGAATGTATATATACGTAAGTGGAAAAATGAACACTATTTTTTACAGTGCTTTTGTGTTTAAAATCTTGTTACCAAAAaaatgatttttgtgtgtggtgatttGTTCCTTTTTGTCTCACACTTAATAAACGGGAAAACTCAAAAAAGAAAgtttaaagtgttttttttatattaaaTGGTTGGctttttgtcattattttattgCAATATATGCAGCTTTTACTTCACAGTGATAGTAATGATTATGTAAATG
Encoded here:
- the LOC138983319 gene encoding uncharacterized protein; this translates as MNGLSLSMLNVYKPCSYVSLQSCNYCFFLSVFLVVSCALTLLTAEAVNARKGKRKGKNGKSKGDRKKHRRPQVKRFLVCPLNQTCDDANGCGKTTDDTNRANLIGLNAAPELQATIYNLEELNISLKELVDEKSFGGKDDVYPGYGTKELNPMDKTKLSSDKQFKLLGQMTWWLTWMEASLRILQEIRLRVEAKGLNADDIIPTATDGTNNRKFTIDSTLENLKKVKGAVNDLHFKLGHDMDTKAKNSPFRCHKVRVMLACRKNQDPNCSAERDRAYIVLRDAHKAADKMLKALRECKVVGKGEGFALDCKRNVIFYQKKCQKTLCGMQKKRCKCISWTYE